A region of the Salmo trutta chromosome 40, fSalTru1.1, whole genome shotgun sequence genome:
ttttctgcttttggtgacgcgtgtctttgcattgacaaaacattacacacagctattttcaatgtactgtcctaacataatctaactttatgcttttgccgtaaagcctttctgaaatcggacaacgtggttagattaaggagatgtttatctttcaaagggtgtaagatagttgtatgtttgagaaatttgaattatgacatttaattgttttcaaatttggcgttgttgatagggtgtaccaggggtgggacgcctgcgtcccacatagcccatagaggttaaagacctttccacaggtgcatattcattcattgtttatggttcattgaacaagcatgggaaacagtgtttaacctctctagtacatgtgggacgaactcgtcccacctacgtaacagctactgaaatccagtggcgcgatttttgaatcgttagaaatgctataacttcaatttctcaaacatatgactatttcacagctatttaaagacaagaatctcgttaatctaaccccactgtccgatttcaaaaaggctttacaacaaaagcaaaacattagattatgttagcagagtacccagccagaaataatcacacagccatttttcaagctagcatatcatgtcacataaacccaaaccacagctaaatgcagcactaaccttttataatcttcatcagatgacacacctaggacattgtgttatacaatacatgcatgtctgttcaatcaagttcatatttatatcaaaaaccagctttttacattagcatgtgacgttcagaaaaagcataaccaccgcaaacttccggtgaatttactaacagtttgctaaattactcacgataaacgttcacaaaaagcataacaattattttaagaattatagatacattacccctctatgcactcgatatgtccgattttaaaatagcttttcggatgaagcacattttgcaataatgtaagtacatagcccggcgttacagggctagctatttagatacccacccagttcagcctccaccaaaatcacatttcctataagaaaaatgttcttaccttgcttgttcttcatcagaatacactgccaggacttctacttcaataacaaatgttggtttggtcccaaataatccatcgttatgttccaacagcgacgttttgttcgtgagttctagaatgctttttcgcggtgtcgcgcatggcgcattggcgtgtcaaaaatgtctaaatattccattaccgtacttcgaagcatgtcaaccgctgtttaaaaccaatttttatgccatttatgtcatagagaagtgttaatattccgaccgggagtatgcattgagcctaaacagccgaataaaatttctcctcagaagcgactcatgcacgcgcatcattgaaaggtcctccgagcatccacttacaaaaggcgataatatatttcaacctgaggttccctcgtaaaccttcagttatttcgcgggctctgagagcctattggagccctgggaattgtcacgttacagctaagatccttacttttcaataaaaagaggtaagacgcacgactccttgtcagacagggtacttcctgcttgaaaccttgtcaggtttttgcctgccataggagttctgttatactcacagacaccattcaaacagttttagaaaattcagagtgttttctatccaaacctgaacaataatatgcatattctagcttctgagttggtgtaggaggccgttaaaaatgggaacatattttttccaaaattctcaatactgccccctataccaaacaggttaaacactttacaattaagatctgtgaagatattctttttttgccgagtttattTTCATGATCTGATGCCATGAGCCAGCCGGCCAGGGGGAAGTGTAGTTGGTTTGTTTAAAGGTCCTGAACTGTCATtatgaaaatgtactttttctctcatggctaacaaccaggaagtttgaaaagatAACCTCTGctcatctctcctttcctccagattccctgcagctctctctctctgtctctgaagaggaggttacccctgagcagcagcactgtgagcaggagtggagccccagtctgggGCAGGAGAACCCAGAGCTTCcacagattaaagaggaacaggaggaactcaggaccagtcaggaggaagagcagcttcaagGGCTGGAGGCTGATTTCAAATTCACTCCTTCCTGTGTGaaaagtgaatgtgatcaggagGACCCACTTCAGCCCTTCACTTCTCCCCAAACCCAGActgtggagaacagagagagtgaaacTAAACAAGTGGATCTCACACCTTTTGTTACTGTGACCCACCTTAAGGGTCTCCACATTCCCTGTGACCGTCCAGATAATCACAACGGTGCCTCCAGCCAAAGCTCAGCCGTAAGCAGCGACTCAGTAGGACTTAACAGCAACCCGCCATTGGATCCCAGCTCATCATTGAATCCAAACCCATCAATGGGACAACACCGTTTTAAACCCAGCACCACGCTTAGAAAAACTCACCGCTGCCGTGACTGTGGTGAAATGTTTGCTCTGAAAGTTGACCTCCAGAGGCATTTGACTCTCTACAAGAAGAGACTCAGTGAATGTCGCTTCTGCAGAAAACGCTTCAACTCCACCTGTAAACTGAAGGCCCATGTCCGCTTCTGTCAAAGTGGAAAACTCTGCACCTGCCCTGTTTGTGGCAAGACCTTCAAACTCAAAGGAGATCTGTCCAAGCACATAAGgattcacacaggggagaaacaaTTTAAGTGTGGCGACTGTGGGAAAATGTTCAATCGTAAGGAACACTTAACAGTGCACATGGTTagtcacacaggagagaaaccatttagctgtgatGCTTGTGGGAAAAGCTTCGGTCAGAAAGGGTCCCTAAAGAAGCATacactgactcacacaggagagaaattatttagctgtggtgactgtgggaaaagattcaatCGCAAAGAACACTTAACCATACACATGGTgactcatacaggagagaaaccatatatcTGTGACgattgtgggaaaagcttcagtcACAAGGGGTCCCTAAAGAAGCATACACTAACTCACACAGGaaagaaaccatttagctgtggtgactgtgggaaaagattcaatCGCAAGGAACACTTAACCATACACATGGTgactcatacaggagagaaaccatttagctgtgatgactgtgggaaaagcttcagtcACAAGGGGTCCCTAAAGAAGCATACACTAACTCACACAGGaaagaaaccatttagctgtggtgactgtgggaaaagattcaatCGCAAGGAACACTTAACCATACACATGGTgactcatacaggagagaaaccatttagctgtgatgactgtgggaaaagcttcagtcACAAGGGGTCCCTAaagaaacatacactgactcacacaggagagaaaccatttagctgtgatgactgtgggaaaagattcaatCAGAAGTCTAATTTACTGACGCATGTAAAAAAAATCCACAAAGGAGGAAAACAGGATGAAAACTGAAAGAAAGAAAATTAGGACAAAGATCTATTTAGTCAGAAGATGAAAATAAAAAGTTAGGATGTggacaatattctgagtacacgCTCATAGACCCAAATAGCTGGAATAAGTAAATTGAGTCAATGAGAGAttagtcagattaactgatgactaaaatagcagtgcagatggcactattttgttaagtgcagagatgtattatGGGTAATAAATGTGTAGAGGACTTATGAAATTCTACAGATTTTGTGGCGCAGCAGAAAGTTCTGCATACCCCAAATCCAGAGGTTGTGAGTTTAAATCCCAGGTTGGGTCATATTGAAAAGTCCACTGAGTGATCATGTCAAATGTAATCATATTGTCATTgatgaccttttttttttttttttacaccatttTTGCTAAACTGTGTATCACTAACCTTAACAGAATACATGGtcccaaataaaatacaattgtattggtcacatacacatgtattgcagatgttattggtcacatacacgtgtttagcagatgttattgcaggtgtagcgaaatgcttgtgtttctagctccaacagtgcagtagtatctaacaattcacaataatacacacaaacttaaaagtaaaataatggaatttagGAATATATAAAGATGAGCAATGTGGCATggacaaaaatacagtagaatagagtactttatatacatatgagatgagtaaagcaaaaatatgtaaacattattaaagtaactcGTGTTCCATTATGAAAATGGCCAGTGaattcaagtctatgtatatagggcagcagcctctaaggttcagggtcaggtaaccgggtggaagccgtcCAAGAGGACATTCTCAAATATGTGGGTGTAAAACACTGTTAAAAGCACTGTTTGTGTGGGGGGGTGTCTGTCCCTAGTGTTGCCAAAAGACAGAGAGCTGTGactggatcagtggttcacccaGTCAGGACCTTGATGGTTTGGCAACATTAACAAGGGGTGATGTGTAATACAACTAGGGTGCGCGTGCCCTGGGGGGGTGTTTCTTTCTGCACATCAGGCGACGTCCCCaggaactagacaaaaacctccaggggaccatgacctAACGTTCCAAGAACCTTCAGGGACCATGGCACAGCATCCCAAGAAAGTCATATAAACGTCCTCGGGACcaaccgggaactagacaaacACCTCAAGGGGACCATGACAGAACATCCTGACTACTTTAGGCAACCATTTTGTGACGTCCCAGGAGATCCAAACAACTCATTATTGTTTACAGGGAAGTCATGTTATTCATTAAAAAAGTTGCTTCTGACCTGATCACATAATAACCACCAGAAAACATAATAACCACCGGATAACATAATAACCACCGGATAACATAATAACCACCAGATAACATAATAATAAGATGGGGGGGGgctgctgaggagtatttctgtctgtgataaagcacttttgtgtggaaaaactacTAATTGGCTGggactggctccccagtgggtgggcctgtctgCCAAGGGGGTTGGCCTATGCCCTCAAAGGCCCACCCAtggccagtcatgtgaaatccatagtatatggcctaatgaatttatttctattgattgaattccttatatgaactgtcactcagtaaaattgttgaaattgttgcatgttgcgtttatatttttgttcagcatggCGGCTAGCAAGGTTGCTAGACTTTAGAAATTACTAAAATAGCTTTAATTATTGGGTTATTTAAGCAATAAAACCCGAGGGGAagtgttacagtgagggaaaaaagtacctggtggccaactacaagaaacgtctgacctgtGTGAtttccaacaagggttttgccaccaagtactaagtcatgttttgcagaggggtcaaatacttatttccctcatgaaaatgcaaatcaatttctaacatttttgacatgtgtttttcttgatttttttgatgttattctgtctctcactgttcaaataaacctaccattaaaattatagactgatcatttctttgtcagtgggcaaacgtacacaatcagcaggggatcaaatacttttttccctcactgtatatggccaatataccatggctaagatttgttcttaacttcccTGGGaaacgtcccacctagtcaacagccagtggaatcgcgtggcgcgaaatacaaatacctcaaaaatgctataacttcaatttctcaaacatatgactattttacaccattttaaagacaagactctcgtgaatctaaccacattgtctgatttcaaaaaggctttacagcgaaagcaaaacattagattatgtcaggagagtaccctgccaaaaataatcacacagccatattcaaagcaagcatatatgtcacaaaacccgaaaccacagctaaatgcagcactaacctttgatgatcttcatcagatgacactcctaggacattatgttatacaatacatgcatgttttgttcaatcaagttcatatttatatcaaaaaccagctttttacattagcatgtgatgttcagaactagcatacccaccgcaaacttccggtgaatttactaaattactcatgattgacgttcacaaaatacataacaattattttaagaattatagatacagaactcctttatgcaatcgcggtgtcagattttaaaatagcttttcggcgaaagcacattttgcaatattctgagtagatagcccggccatcacagctagctaatttgacacccaccaagtttggccctcaccaaactcagatttactataagaaaaattggattacctttgctgttcttcgtcagaatgcactcccaggacatctacttcaacaacaaatgttgttttggttccaaataacccatagttatattcaaaaacctccgttttgtttgtgcgttcaggacactatctgaagggtgagcgcatttcgtgaagggcgagcgcatttcgtgacaaaaaaaatcaaaatattcccataccgtacttcgaagcatgtcaaacgctgtttaaaatcaatttttatgctatttttcttgtaaaatagcgataatattccaaccgggcgacgttgtattcattcaaaggctgaaaggaacaaattgagaattctcatggaCACGCATCTCCAGtttcactgttcccagcctgaccactcacaaaatctcctgctgttcttcgcccagagacaggagacacgtcattccactgtaaacgtgggctaggagaggacggacagagtatccattctaccacgctccagttcaccactagacattcttcagaggacaagagatccatgctggacaaccCAGCCTtctatctacgaccaatctaccgaagcgcagctcagagtaaatattttattgcattttcctttttcaattgggcggttatttagaatgcataagatactgtatttacgatagcatagttGCCTACGGCTCGATAGACACAAAAtctttttgttcctcagtcttcccgctctttcattcaaaacccaaccccctttctttgtgtaaccagccgtcatatctgtgacatatgacataatttgtaatcaatgtatgatccattctgtgtagatgtaattctgtgtgattatttaggtattttgtaaataaataattaaaccaaattttgtattgctgattcaacttgttagccagggttcgtgaagataaccaagaatttacaactttcagatgagactgaataaggcgacgattaaatattgactgctattgaggtaaaagattaccaggtctttaagagtttattcggaagataacagctctataaacattatttcgtggtgccccgactttatagttaattacatttacatgattagcttaatcaggtaatattaattacagagaaattatttcaTAGAATaacatgtcatatcacttaatccggcatagccaaagacacgacaactctAGCTTGCAGGAAAAAGcagtttcaggtgtttgaaacaCGCTACATTCTCTGAACCACGCCCCTTCGAACCTCACGTACTGCGTGCCCCGTCTAAAATAATGGGTGCATGATGCCCCTGACTCTTACCAATTCCtcaacacattaaaacacacacactgtattacaGCCAAACAGGACCATGCTAAACTGAACCAGACATGGCTGACCTGGACTGGACTGACCATGGGAATGAGGGAAGATGTTATAGATGTTGTGTACTGTGGGGTCAGAGGTGACTGTAAATCAGGATTAGGTTCACAACACCAGGAGAGTCAAAgtaaacaggtgtgtgttatCCATATTGACCATAATTGTCAAGGTATGTGTGAAGGGCTGTtggaagtcaagcgcaggagagcagatagtTGGTAGTAATACGGAGCCTTTTATTTGGCGAACCTAAAGCACACGGCACAAACGAACACGAAATACAAAATACGGGTGGAACGTAACCCAGCGCAACCAGTCTAATGTGCTCATACATAAACACAgaataaacaataccacacaaagacatgggggaaacagagggttaaatacacaacacataatgagggaaatgagaaccaggtgtgtgggaaaacgagacaaaacaaatggaaaatgaaaaatggatcggcaaTGGCTTAGAACACCGGCGACGTCGACtaccgaacaccgcccgaacaaggagaggcatcgacttcggcagaagtcgtgacaacaatGTGGAGGAGTGGGACTTTAACTGTATGCATTAGTCTACTACAATAGAAAGAGGTGTAGAC
Encoded here:
- the LOC115180348 gene encoding zinc finger protein OZF-like isoform X2 codes for the protein MSKLQSFRVFLHERLTAAAVEIFGAVEETVAEYHEENDRLRRLLRITPEIQLCRIDSLQLSLSVSEEEVTPEQQHCEQEWSPSLGQENPELPQIKEEQEELRTSQEEEQLQGLEADFKFTPSCVKSECDQEDPLQPFTSPQTQTVENRESETKQVDLTPFVTVTHLKGLHIPCDRPDNHNGASSQSSAVSSDSVGLNSNPPLDPSSSLNPNPSMGQHRFKPSTTLRKTHRCRDCGEMFALKVDLQRHLTLYKKRLSECRFCRKRFNSTCKLKAHVRFCQSGKLCTCPVCGKTFKLKGDLSKHIRIHTGEKQFKCGDCGKMFNRKEHLTVHMVSHTGEKPFSCDACGKSFGQKGSLKKHTLTHTGEKLFSCGDCGKRFNRKEHLTIHMVTHTGEKPYICDDCGKSFSHKGSLKKHTLTHTGKKPFSCGDCGKRFNRKEHLTIHMVTHTGEKPFSCDDCGKSFSHKGSLKKHTLTHTGEKPFSCDDCGKRFNQKSNLLTHVKKIHKGGKQDEN
- the LOC115180348 gene encoding gastrula zinc finger protein XlCGF57.1-like isoform X1, translated to MSKLQSFRVFLHERLTAAAVEIFGAVEETVAEYHEENDRLRRLLRITPEIQLCRIDSLQLSLSVSEEEVTPEQQHCEQEWSPSLGQENPELPQIKEEQEELRTSQEEEQLQGLEADFKFTPSCVKSECDQEDPLQPFTSPQTQTVENRESETKQVDLTPFVTVTHLKGLHIPCDRPDNHNGASSQSSAVSSDSVGLNSNPPLDPSSSLNPNPSMGQHRFKPSTTLRKTHRCRDCGEMFALKVDLQRHLTLYKKRLSECRFCRKRFNSTCKLKAHVRFCQSGKLCTCPVCGKTFKLKGDLSKHIRIHTGEKQFKCGDCGKMFNRKEHLTVHMVSHTGEKPFSCDACGKSFGQKGSLKKHTLTHTGEKLFSCGDCGKRFNRKEHLTIHMVTHTGEKPYICDDCGKSFSHKGSLKKHTLTHTGKKPFSCGDCGKRFNRKEHLTIHMVTHTGEKPFSCDDCGKSFSHKGSLKKHTLTHTGKKPFSCGDCGKRFNRKEHLTIHMVTHTGEKPFSCDDCGKSFSHKGSLKKHTLTHTGEKPFSCDDCGKRFNQKSNLLTHVKKIHKGGKQDEN